A window of Eublepharis macularius isolate TG4126 chromosome 18, MPM_Emac_v1.0, whole genome shotgun sequence genomic DNA:
GTGTAGAGAACAAGAAAGCAGAGGGGGAACCCCTTCCCTTCATTCCAGAGACACCAGAAATACTAAGGTTCAGCGGTGGTGGGGAGAAGCAACACCACACGCACAAAGGAATTCCGGTAATTTAGAAGCTTATAGTTACATATTTAATATGAATAACTGTAtcttatcaagatgggtagccatgttagtctgtctgtagcagtagaaaagaacaagagtccagtagcacctgtaagacttaaCAACATTTTGAtaaggtaggagctttcatgagtttcGTGAGCTTGCTTCTTCGATCTGTGagtcacggaagctcataccctaccccaaatattgttagtcttataggtgctattagaTTCTCGTTCTTTTCTACAACTATAtcttgttgttgtgtgtgtatgtgtgtgtgtgtgtgtgtggggtgtggtAGTGCACAGAGCACACAGCAGTTAGGTGGCTCTTTTGGTTGGTGGTAAATGGGAAAATAGCTCTCCGGAAGCCGTCAAGTGAGTTCTGCTGTTCTAGTGTCTTTAAATGGTGTCTTGGGCTGCCTGCTGTCCttcgtttggggggggggggttagtgatGGGGAAAGTCATACTCATCCCACCTACTACCTCCTTTGAAAGCAGTCAGAttatgttctggaccccaaattAAGCCTGATTAAGCCTATAGGAGGGCTATAGATCCTTCTCAGAATTACCAGGTGGGAGTCGTACAAGCAGGGAGGGAGAGGTCACAGCAGCTAGAGACTCGGCATGACCCAGAAATCTGAAAGCTGTCTATATCACATCATAATTCTTTAccgctgctttttaaaaaggccagTTTTGGGATTTGGTATGGGAGGTGGCATTGATCTGTTGTGTGAAGCTCACTCCTCCTGAACAAGATATTACAACAGAAGCCTGGCTTTGCTTTTCTTTTGAGAGCAGTACAGTGCCCCGCATGGATATCATGCAGCCAAGCTGAACCTTGCTGAGAACTGAAGGGTTCTTCTCATTCTTTTGACCTCTGGGAGGAAAGGCAGCGGGGCTGATGACACTCTTGCGGGTTTGAATTTGCAGGCCTCGCAAGTGGGTGCTACATCCATGATTCACTGTATGGCGCTGATTCTGGCACGCCTGGTGCTGCTCACCCTGTGTGGCTGGGTGCTCTGCTGGACTCTGGTCAACCTCTTCCGTAGCCACTCTGTCCTCAACCTCCTCTTTCTCGGCTACCCGTAagtcttttcccctttcctactgTGCACGTTAGGGAAGGGGTAGGCCTAAGATCCTCCAGAAATGCCAGCTGTTGAGCAGCATAGCAGGGCAAGAGGATTGGGATGATTGATAATAACCTCAGACCTTTTTTGTTATCAAATGTGTACTCTCGCACTTTTATAGCTCGATAGGCCTGTCCATCAATTTTAATGCATGATACAAGTAATCAGGTTGATGAAGGGTTGGGGGGAAGCTTCCAGGAGAATAGGAGCGAGGACAGGAGACATCCCGTCCGGAAGGCATAGGAGATGTCAGGCTCTTTCCAGCTTCGGTCTTTTCTGCGTGGCCCCTGAAGTTAGGCAGATGCCACAGAAGTGGGAACCGTTTGAGTGTAAGGAGATCTGGGGGGCCGCTAGCGAGGTCCTTCCAGAGGCGTTTTGATCAGTTCATGGGTGGGCCCCTGTCTCACGTGTGGCCTTCCCTCCTTGCAGGTTTGGCGTCTATGTCCCGCTGTGCTGCTTCCACCAGGAGAGCAGAACTCAGCCTCTCCCCGCAGACTGTGACTATGTGGTGCAGGATCAGTTGGTGGACGCAGGCGTCTTGGGGGTCGGCAGCCTTGTGAAGCCTAaagactttctctctctcctgcgaGAGTCCCTGAAAGAACAGTTCAACAACCCTATGCCCACCCCTACGCACAGCTGCCCCTTGTCCCCCGACCTCATCCGCAATGAGGTGGAGTGCCTGAAAGCAGACTTCAACCGTCGGATCAAGGAGGTTCTCTTCAATTCCCTCTTCAGTGCCTACTATGTGGCATTCCTGCCGCTGTGCTTTGTGAAGGTAGCTGTCGTCTGACTCCTTCGCtaccgctgctgccgccactgcctccACCTCCTAAATTTTGCCTGTGGATTGTTGGCACACTGGATTTCTGGTTAATTCCCCTTTTCTCTGTCTCCCCTTTGGCAGCCTGGATGGCGGAGCGTGGCTGCATCTGGAGTGCCCTAGTCTTGCTCCTGATTGGTGGATAGGTATTGCCATACGTGTAGTACCCCTGTGGTTCCCcctaccccacccacccacccatacgCGTGGACTAACCCTGTCCACTTTCCCAGACAACCATATCATGTTTCTCTTTTTGCAGAGGTCAAATCCTGGTTTGCTAGAGAGTGAGTGAGCGTGATTGTGTTGTTTTCAGTACTAAAGTTTCAAATGGATACTTTAGGAAAATGGTGACAGTTGTGGAATTCAAAGCTGAACTCTGCAGTGATCTAGACCccttctgaagtctctttctgAACGGTTTATGTCTGAGTGTTTAGATGGAGAGATTTGGGCCTCTCACAGCCAGTCTGGTTTCTCTCCTCTTTTGCCGGATGTCACGCTCATCCTTGGCTTGCTTTGCCAATAGCCCTAGGTGCATATGCGTTTCGAAGAGCATCGTGGCTTGCAGTGAGCTGCTGAAGGAGGAGAAGTGCAGGTGTTCCATGCAGCATGCCACCCCCCGTCCAGGCGAGAGGACTCTCAGCCCCCGTGTCTGACTGGCCTTGCAATACATAGACAGCTGCATGGAGCTATGGCCGTAGGGTGCactctgttctgctcctgatcgctCTGCTGCTAACCTCTCCCTCCTCCGGTTTCTTCCAGAGCACCCAGTACTATGACATGCGCTGGTCCTGTGAGCACCTCATCATGGTGTGGATCAATGCCTTCGTCATGCTCACCACACAGCTGCTTCCTCCCAAGTACTGCGACCTGCTACACAGATCGGCTGCCCACCTGGGCAAGTGGCAGAAGCTGGAACATGGCTCATACAGTAATGCCCCGCAGCACATGTGAGTGTGAGCTTGGAGCATGCTTAGTCAGGGATtgggctgggtggtggtggtggtgttcgGTCTATCCTCTATCaatcatgtgtgtttgtgtgtgtgtatacacacacgcacacacacacatactctcaTTAACATGGCATAAGACTACTATTTTGCATAAATGATCTTATTTTCCTTTGCAAGGTACACTGCTATCAAAATTTGGTGCACTTGTCTGGCATTATTTTCCCAAATTACATTGTCTCCTTCTGTTGTTTTATTGATAGACACGTTTTCTCATTGAGTCATTTTCCATAAGGGTGTTGTTTGTCCACACACACAGTAATCATGGGATTTGGCTATTGAGGGTGGACATAGCTGCTTTATGTCTGACTTAAATTAATTGCCAGAACAGGTCCTGTATTTACGAATCTGTATTTCTCCctcgacctggatagcccaagagggcctggtcttgtcagatctcatgagctaagcagggtcagccttggttagtaattggatgagagacctccacagaagaccagggttgcagagacaggcaatggcaaaccacctctgttggtctcttgccatgaaaaccccactaggggttgctataagtcagctatgacttgagggcgccACACACACATTTCCGCCTTTCGTGGATTCCCTGGAGTCCCTTTACAGTGATGCAGGTGCATGAATATAAAAGGTGCTCTAGGCCTGTTTCCATATCATCCTGTTAGCTAAATGCCATCTTCTAAATCACGGACATGATCACAACCTTGGAGCAGCTCAGATCTCTCTGCTGCCTCTGATTCAGTTCATGTGatgctggagagggcagggcagctcagcagcagcaagaaCGACTAAAGGAAAAGCTACAATCCAAAGCCAGGGACTTtaaacaggttgaaattaaatcaaaagagttttcagctaaacattaagtagaatttcctgacagagcagtccctcagtggaacaggcttcctcggaaggtggtaggctctccttgtttggaggtttttaagcagaggcctagatggccatctgacagcgatGCTTATTCTgcaaagggcaggaagggttatatcggTGCTTCGTTCTCGGGCCCCGGTCTTCCacgtccagggtaatgccaatctccactttggggtcaggaagcaattatccccaggccagtttgtctagggatcctgacagtgttttgccatcttctgggcatggagcaggggtcactgggggtgtggggagaaggtagttatgaattttctgcattgtgcaaggggttggactagctgaccctggagatcccttccaccctgtgattctatgattctaaactcTCTTGTGTACCTGTATGCCATGGGTGGATAGAGTGGCTTTGAATGGCTTGGAAGAATTTTAGAAACAATCACACAAGACATTTTCTGCTTTGGGGcctgataatgacatactttgtaaaccgctctgagtgggcattaagttgtcctgaagggcggtatataaatcgaatgttgttgttgttataaaagagAGTAGCAAACATGCCTCAAACGGAAGGGTGAGGTGTCAGTACTGAAAAATCCATCTGATTGCCACGTGCCTTACCTCTGAAGGTAGAGGCACAGAGGGCAGGGCTTGTGGGGCAGATCTTAAGACAGGCTAGACAAAACTTTCTCCTTCCTTCGCAGCTGGTCAGAGAACACAATATGGCCCCAGGGAGTGCTGGTGCGGCACAGCCGGTGTCTGTACAAAGCGGTCGGGCCTTACAATGTAGCAGTGCCTTCCGATGTCTCCCATGCCCGCTTTTATGTAAGTACCATGGGTGGATGGGGAAGCAGTTGGGATCTGGGATTTCAGTGTGTCTCCACTAGGTCAGATTGTGTTTGCTTATCCCTGCCTGGCCGTCACTTCCTGGTGGCTCCTTTTCTCCCCGTCCTTCTGAGCTGCAGCTGTTTAGGAGTGTTTCACTCGATAAACACTTAAAAGCAGGTAGTTGCTTTTATTTTATGCAGACTTAGGACGTAGATAGAGCCTGTCTCTTATTGGAATAAAATATGGCCGGCTagagaattatttatttaatgtcatttatagtccgcctttctcactcagactcaaggtggattacatagtgtgagattagtacaatcactatcaaggacatttccataaacaatgtcataggattttacaaagatatagcattagcaagggcctaatacaaagctgaagaaatgctgaaacagaacgtaatcagttctaggactgacttagataacatgaagcacaggtagtatatgggagtacatattcaaagcaacaattaatatgcaaggcaacgcagtggtgaagtctatggtccctaacccattagcgaagcatctgagagccgcttcctacaatacttccctcctatccgagtaaaaagcctttttggaaTGCAAACACATTTCCACTGTATTCTTGAGTGAGAATGTGCCAATCCTctgaataaaattttaaaagctgAAAAGAGTGTGGCCCGTTTAAGATTTATTCTCTCATGAAGTCACGACCTTCAGGAGCTCTCTCTACAATAGTTTTGGCTAGTCAAGTGGGCTTCAGCAGTGACTATAATTtggaagtttaaaaaaacaaacggTTGGttgcagagctgctgtagcacggtggtttggctgcgaatcagcactctagtgGTTCACATCCCACTgccgccatgagctcagtaggtggccttgggtcagcctgtactctcagccccagctgcgttgtggggataataacaacactaacttgttcaccactttgaatgaggcactaatctgtctagaagagtggtatataagcacagttattattattgttgttgttgttattgtgccaCATAAACATGGCATCTAGAACTGGCATAAACTTCAGCCTCCTGTAaatctttaattttgttttaaagggCTCTTGAAGTTTGTTTAAACTTCAGGGGTCCCCTGCCTCTACCTTCCTTGCGGCAAGTAGAATGTAAATTTGCCCAATTTTATTCATTTTGTATCCAGTCCACCCTCTAAGGACTTCAGAGCAGGACACACAACAGCCCTGcatagtaggttaggctgagagaaactgAGGCAGTGAGTGTCACTCAAGCTGCTCAATGCCATGTGTGGCTTTGAACCCACAAGTcgaataaattttttaaattaaaaaaacaagcatCTTGCTCCATTTGTTCAATGAGCATGGCCCCGTACGGGgggctgccttcagcttttcttGATGAAAGTTGTCTTAAGGCTAGCATGCAAGGGcacacaccctgacctggatagcccaggtgagcctgatctcatcagatctctgaagctaagcagggtcagccatggttagtgattggatgggagacttctggcgaagaccagggttgcggaggcaggcaatgtggcaaaccacctcagttagtctcttgccatgaaaaccccaccaggggtcgccataagtcagctgtgacttgaggcattctcctccaccaccaccaccaccacaaggggGCACACAGCCCTACTGCCCGGGCCCCACTTTTCCTTGGAGACAGACCCCTTCCTGGCTGAGCGTGTGTTCCCTGGGCTGGGCTAGCCAGGCTGGGCAAAGGCACACTGAGGAATGCTCTCAGGGGCAGCCGCCATATGCAGGCAGGCTTGTTCTTTGGGACTCGTTCAAGATCATGCCAGGCTGAGGACTTTCTCACTTTTCCCCCTCCAAGTTTAGAAGTCATTAAATTTCAAGATCGCAGGAGGTTCCTTTAATGATACCATTCTCTTTGTCCTCTGGAGGAACCATCCTCTCAGCgtccttcctccaatggaagagccacttaagttgcaGGGAGCATCCTTAGGCTAGAGGAAAGCTTCACATTTGGGAtttgaatattttaataaatgaataccTTAATAAGCTTTGCTCAGTGGAGCGGTAGGATCCGCCCCTTTGTTTCTAAATAGACGTGCTTGCCTCATGGCTCCTGTTGCCACTGTCCATCTTGAAGAGCTGGCTCCTCGGTTGAACTAATGGCGCTTTCTTTCCTCCGCAGTTCCTCTTCCACCGTCCATTACGGCTCCTCAACCTGCTCATCCTCATAGAGGGCAGCATGGTTTGCTACCAGCTCTACTCCCTTTTGCGCTCCGAGAAGTGGAACCACACCCTCTCCGTGGCCCTGATCCTCTTCTGCAACTATTATGTCTTATTTAAACTCCTGCGGGACCGGATAGTGTTGGGCAGGGCGTATTCGTATCCTCTCAACAGCTATGGGTTAAAAGTCCATTAAtcattggaggaaggggaaggCTATTTTCATACagttctattttttttccttgcaactgtttataaatatttaaaaaaatattttatattttgtatactACTGGTTTTTTGTGGGGTGGGGAAGGGCCAAGTGGCAATTAAATGTCGCTTTATAAACATGGTGTTATTTTATATCAAGCAATCGTGTATATACTGCATATCTACATATATTGATGTGAAGCAAGAGCCCTGTATGTGTGGTTACTCCATGTGTTTTGAATGCACAATATGAGCTCCCTGGTTTCCCTCCTTCTGCTGGAGACCACAGGAGCCAAGTAAGAACCTGCCTTCGAGTATCAAAGTGTGAGATATCCAGGCACGGGCCCACGCCGCTgcagaagaaaatgaaatgtgTTCAGTATTTTTGCTCTGACTGGCAGGTtcacttaataataacaacattcgatttatataccgcccttcaggacaacttaatgcccactcagagcagtttacagagtatgccattattatccccacaaaacaccctgtgaggtgggtagagctggaagagctccagagaactgtgactagcccaaggccacccagctggcttcaagtggaggagtggggaatcaaacctggttctccagattagagtcccgcgctcttaaccactacaccaaactggctctcaggttaACTCTCATGTCAACATAACCTGGCATGTCAGGTTGACATGTGGCTGCCATTCTGATTCAGCGTGGGTTTCACGGATGGGAAAGGTGTGTGCGCACAACGTGGGGAGGTGATTTTAAGTGACAAGCAACTGGAAGGGAAATGAAGCAGCTCCCCGCCCTCATTCACACTCACTTGTGGGTTCATAGGCTGCTTTTTATTTAAAACCGTGTTTACATACATTGCGTGAATGCTTCGAGTGTTAGGTGCTGGTCCTGTTTTTGCATGCTGTGGCATACAACCAGGATGCACAAGTGTCCACTTCCCCCTTATGAAGTAATGCCCCATCTATAGCAGTAGGTAACACAGTGCATTTGTAGCTACAGGTTTACTGTATAGAGTTGGGCCACAGCATTAGGACAGATTTTTGCCCTCACCCCAAAGgccctgccttttcctcataggaattaGGAGAAATTAAAACGACGAGTTCTGGATCAAGACAGGGTTGAGAGTGAACCagtgccccggggggggggggcaggttccaGATTCTCTGTGTTCTATTGGAGCCTAACAGAAATCAGTGTGGGAGTTGAATTTATCTTGGAAGTACCAGAATGTTGGCAACTGACTTATCCAGACACCTAATTAAGGACTACCCAGGTATCCCATTATAATTGACCATCTAGAACAGAAGCATAATAAAAAATCAGTGTTCCATAGAAACCAGCAGTCTTGCACGGtgggtttcctgcctgcttcgCAGTCACTGACTTCTGCTCCAGCTTCTTGGTGTCATTTCTTCGAGGAGGCAATAGATTTGAACCCAAGGAATTCCTGGGATGTTCCCAGTGGATGAGTTTGGCTCTAGACTTCTCCACAAGAATGACCTTAGGCTGCTTctcctgcagctggtgcagtTGAGCACCAATTCTGAAAGATCTAGAGGGGCATCCAAGATATTCTCATAGGGCAAAGCACCAACAGAGGTCATCCTTTTTGCAGAACTGTTCAAAGACAGGCTCAGAGGTGGTGTATTTTAcagtgcaggtgtgtgtgtgcgtgtgttgggGGGAGCCAAAAACCTCCACTCTCACCTCTCCAGCAGGAGTCGTTAAAAATTCCCTTGCACTGATCTCTCACAAGTTATGTCAAAGGAGCTAGCACCATCCTCAGGATCAGACAGAAGGGGGAAAAACCTAGTGTTTGCCTGGTCCTGAAGGCTGGGGTAACAAAAATCCCAGGTTTAGCGTTTGACTACGACCAGTCTGTGAACTACAGAGCAACTTGATGCTCCCTTTTAAAAGACAGCAAAAGCCTCTGCAGCCTTGGGCTAATGGAATTTGCCACGAGGAACACAGCTTCTGCGTGGCCTAGTGTAACCTTTGGCCTAAACACTGAAGTGTGGGTCAGGCCCATAAGCCTGACTTGCTTGCCATTCCTTTTGAGGAGAAAGCTCAAGAGTTTAGTGGAAGCCAGAGGGGAAGGGGTTTTTTAAGGctacttttcctttaaaaaaaatctgttcccgAATCCTGGCTGTTCCCACTAGAACTGAGAGAGCAGGTGCCCCCCAGTCAGAGACACCAATGTGGACTCTGATGGAGCGAAAGGGAGACGGATCCTTCAGGTGGTGCTTTATTCTGAGACGCCAGGAGGTCTGATGACCTGGCTGGAGGTCTTCCCTGCTGAGAGGTGCCCTCCTGTCAATGGAGACTGGGATGTTGGGGCTGACCTGTGGTGGTTCCTTCTGTCTGCTGGCTCTGGGAAGAGTGACGGTGAGCCTGCTTTTGCAATGGGC
This region includes:
- the TMEM39A gene encoding transmembrane protein 39A, with amino-acid sequence MPGGRRGPSRQQLSRSALPSLQTLVGGNCGNGTGLRNRNGSAISLSAPPITALITPEPVRHCRIPELPVDGNLLFEFLFFIYLLVALFIQYINIYKTVWWYPYNHPASCTSLNFHLIDYHLAAFITVMLARRLVWTLISEASQVGATSMIHCMALILARLVLLTLCGWVLCWTLVNLFRSHSVLNLLFLGYPFGVYVPLCCFHQESRTQPLPADCDYVVQDQLVDAGVLGVGSLVKPKDFLSLLRESLKEQFNNPMPTPTHSCPLSPDLIRNEVECLKADFNRRIKEVLFNSLFSAYYVAFLPLCFVKSTQYYDMRWSCEHLIMVWINAFVMLTTQLLPPKYCDLLHRSAAHLGKWQKLEHGSYSNAPQHIWSENTIWPQGVLVRHSRCLYKAVGPYNVAVPSDVSHARFYFLFHRPLRLLNLLILIEGSMVCYQLYSLLRSEKWNHTLSVALILFCNYYVLFKLLRDRIVLGRAYSYPLNSYGLKVH